Proteins found in one Pelobacter seleniigenes DSM 18267 genomic segment:
- a CDS encoding GFA family protein → MAETMTGACLCGAVQYQLNQPVKAVANCHCNTCKKISGAAFQTVVIVDRDAFEITAGKEILSSYQMTENARKHFCRNCGSAVYVLHKKFPASCLLQLGSLSDPTAVQPTINVFCETMLPWVKDITALPSFDQRPEKGNA, encoded by the coding sequence ATGGCGGAGACCATGACAGGAGCATGTCTGTGCGGGGCGGTGCAATATCAATTGAATCAGCCGGTCAAGGCGGTGGCCAACTGTCATTGCAATACCTGCAAGAAAATATCCGGGGCGGCGTTTCAGACCGTGGTCATTGTTGACCGCGATGCTTTTGAGATCACGGCCGGAAAAGAGATCCTCAGCAGCTATCAGATGACCGAGAATGCCCGCAAACATTTCTGTCGCAACTGCGGCTCGGCCGTCTATGTCCTGCATAAAAAATTCCCGGCCAGTTGCCTGCTACAGCTCGGCTCCTTGAGCGACCCGACAGCCGTGCAACCAACCATCAACGTTTTCTGCGAAACGATGCTGCCCTGGGTCAAAGATATTACGGCACTTCCCTCCTTCGACCAGCGGCCGGAAAAGGGGAACGCCTAA
- the dnaB gene encoding replicative DNA helicase, with the protein MSEHHTHRLPPQNLEAEMSVLGGVLLENEALSRALEFLTVSDFYRESHRKIFGALLALSEKNEPADLVTLTAALKDRGELDDVGGSTYLATLVDYVPTAANIAYYCKLVKEKSVARKLIEVSTDIATRGYEGGDMEEILDHAEKSIFEISENRIRPSYYPVRDILKDTFKSIEKLYERKELVTGVPTGYHDMDKMTAGLQPSDLIILAGRPSMGKTAFALNLLENATTHSEKPVTAAIFSLEMSKEQLVQRLLCSIARVDAGRLRTGHLGESDWPKLTMAAGQLTEAQIFIDDTPAITVLELRSKARRLKAEHGLGLIIVDYLQLMRGSNPESRQQEISEISRSLKALAKELDLPVVALSQLNRSLESRTDKRPMMADLRESGAIEQDADVIMFVYRDAVYCDDCKSREKTCDKGHDKDAEIIIGKQRNGPIGTVHLTFRGEFTRFENQAKREEGY; encoded by the coding sequence ATGTCGGAACATCATACCCATCGTTTGCCACCGCAGAACCTGGAAGCGGAAATGTCCGTGCTCGGCGGCGTGTTGCTTGAAAATGAAGCCCTGAGTCGAGCGCTGGAGTTTCTTACTGTCAGCGATTTTTATCGCGAAAGCCATCGTAAAATTTTCGGGGCTCTACTGGCTCTTTCGGAAAAAAATGAGCCCGCCGACTTGGTAACCCTGACCGCGGCCCTCAAGGACCGGGGGGAACTGGACGATGTCGGCGGCAGTACCTATCTGGCGACCCTGGTCGATTATGTCCCTACTGCGGCCAACATCGCCTACTACTGCAAACTGGTCAAGGAAAAGTCGGTTGCACGGAAGTTAATCGAGGTCTCCACGGATATTGCCACCCGGGGGTACGAGGGCGGCGATATGGAAGAAATTCTCGACCATGCGGAGAAATCGATCTTTGAGATCTCCGAAAACCGTATTCGGCCATCCTATTACCCCGTTCGCGACATTCTCAAGGATACCTTCAAGTCGATCGAGAAGCTCTATGAGCGGAAGGAGCTGGTGACCGGGGTGCCGACCGGCTATCACGATATGGATAAAATGACCGCCGGTTTGCAGCCGAGTGACCTGATCATTCTGGCCGGGCGCCCCTCCATGGGGAAGACCGCCTTTGCCCTGAACCTGCTGGAAAATGCCACCACCCACTCAGAAAAGCCGGTGACCGCGGCGATCTTCTCCCTGGAGATGAGCAAGGAACAGCTGGTTCAGCGGCTGCTCTGTTCCATCGCAAGGGTGGATGCCGGTCGCTTGCGGACCGGCCACCTCGGCGAGTCGGACTGGCCAAAATTGACCATGGCTGCGGGGCAGTTGACCGAGGCGCAGATCTTTATTGATGATACCCCGGCCATCACCGTCCTTGAACTGCGCTCCAAGGCCCGGCGCCTGAAGGCTGAACACGGACTGGGGCTGATCATCGTCGACTACCTGCAGTTGATGCGTGGCAGTAATCCGGAAAGTCGGCAGCAGGAAATCTCGGAAATCTCGCGGTCTCTGAAGGCCCTGGCCAAGGAACTGGACCTGCCGGTGGTGGCCTTGTCGCAGTTGAACCGCTCTTTGGAGAGCCGGACCGACAAGCGACCGATGATGGCCGACTTGCGTGAATCCGGTGCTATCGAGCAGGATGCCGACGTGATCATGTTTGTCTATCGTGACGCGGTCTATTGTGATGACTGCAAAAGCCGTGAGAAGACCTGTGATAAAGGGCATGACAAAGATGCCGAAATCATCATCGGCAAACAGCGGAACGGCCCCATCGGCACTGTTCATCTGACCTTCCGCGGTGAATTCACCCGCTTCGAGAACCAGGCGAAACGGGAAGAGGGATACTGA
- a CDS encoding FAD-binding oxidoreductase, whose protein sequence is MIAKDVLAKFKGIVGEEDYWDQPTDLVLYSFDSSVENPALPDVVVRPESTDEVAAICRLCSDYDIPLITRGSGTNLAGSTIPVAGGCVLLMTKMNKILEINTDDMYAVVQPGVITLDFATAVQEAGLFYPPDPGSQKMSTIGGNVAENAGGLRGLKYGVTKDYVMGVTFCDMAGNIVKAGGKTVKLCTGFNLTGLMSQSEGQLGVMTECILKLVPPTKAHKAMLVSFKDIIDAGNTVSGIIRGHVLPATMELMDNFTIRTVHEATGVPLPTDAAALLLIEVDGHPAVVEEEYAIVQKVCAANNGEIKIAATAEEREALWEGRRKALSSLARLRPTLVLEDTTVPRTKIPDFLMALDEIKNKYKLDIGTFGHAGDGNLHPTILCDKRDAEEMQRVHAAVADMFAAALRLDGTCSGEHGIGLAKQRFMVDEVGEGTINYMKSIKRGVDPKNLLNPHKQSI, encoded by the coding sequence ATGATTGCGAAAGATGTGTTGGCAAAGTTCAAAGGAATTGTCGGCGAGGAGGATTATTGGGATCAGCCGACCGACCTGGTGCTGTACAGTTTTGATTCTTCGGTGGAAAATCCGGCCCTACCTGATGTTGTCGTGCGTCCGGAAAGCACGGACGAGGTTGCCGCTATCTGTCGGCTCTGTAGCGATTATGATATTCCCCTGATTACCCGCGGTTCCGGCACCAACCTGGCCGGTTCAACCATCCCCGTCGCCGGCGGCTGTGTGCTGCTGATGACCAAAATGAATAAGATCCTCGAAATTAATACCGATGACATGTATGCGGTGGTGCAGCCGGGGGTGATTACCCTGGATTTTGCAACCGCAGTACAGGAAGCCGGGTTATTTTATCCGCCCGATCCGGGCTCGCAGAAAATGTCCACCATCGGCGGCAATGTGGCTGAAAATGCCGGCGGCCTGCGCGGGCTTAAATACGGGGTTACCAAAGATTATGTGATGGGCGTGACCTTTTGCGACATGGCCGGGAACATCGTCAAGGCCGGGGGGAAGACGGTCAAACTCTGTACCGGGTTCAACCTGACCGGGCTGATGTCACAATCCGAAGGCCAACTGGGGGTAATGACCGAGTGTATCCTCAAGCTGGTGCCGCCGACCAAGGCCCACAAAGCGATGCTGGTCTCTTTTAAGGACATCATTGATGCCGGCAATACGGTGTCCGGAATCATTCGTGGCCATGTGCTTCCTGCGACCATGGAACTGATGGACAATTTCACCATTCGCACCGTCCATGAAGCTACCGGCGTACCGTTGCCGACGGATGCTGCGGCGTTGCTGCTGATCGAAGTCGATGGCCATCCCGCCGTGGTCGAGGAAGAGTATGCCATCGTGCAGAAAGTCTGCGCGGCGAATAACGGCGAGATCAAAATTGCCGCCACCGCTGAGGAGCGGGAAGCGCTTTGGGAAGGGCGGCGTAAAGCCTTGTCGTCATTGGCCCGCTTGCGCCCGACCCTGGTGCTGGAAGACACCACGGTGCCACGGACCAAGATCCCCGACTTTCTCATGGCCTTGGATGAGATCAAGAACAAGTACAAGCTCGATATCGGCACCTTCGGTCACGCCGGGGACGGCAATCTGCATCCGACCATTCTGTGTGACAAGCGCGATGCTGAAGAGATGCAGCGGGTTCATGCCGCGGTTGCCGATATGTTTGCCGCGGCGCTTCGCCTGGACGGCACCTGTTCCGGCGAGCACGGCATCGGTCTGGCCAAGCAGCGTTTCATGGTTGATGAAGTCGGTGAAGGGACCATCAATTACATGAAGTCCATCAAGCGTGGGGTCGACCCGAAGAATTTGTTGAATCCGCACAAGCAGTCCATTTAA
- a CDS encoding (Fe-S)-binding protein: protein MNRDAVAKCVEELKELEDLLIQCSRCGTCQSVCPLYKKDWQESAVARGKMYLIEALYEGKLDKAEEIFKYIDYCLLCGRCKKNCPSGVATDQIFLKAKGILRQVKKMPAWQKLALKIAMGKPQFLAAMSPLFHIGLRLGTRKVDNGVFKPYGLYSPFIGDMTKRHVVDMPSKALTSLYGGFNQAENEKHRVIFYPGCATTLIYVHWGVAIVETLLHYGVSVYVPETNKCCGIPSATMGEMGIYRDQVNSNFDYFDSISDADTVLMCCPTCEYGLGTMGEQETGRSGGKKVMDVVLYLAEVLKVKLPEKIPLVGGSSLHVPCHYKTGKEGVLRDFIRANFDTDFQELKNQSCCGFGGTFSMKNYAHTKQIGKLKAEEIKQRGFANLFTACPGCAMNLTDANLTEGNRLQTTHPVVEIYERSIKRAQKARKKA from the coding sequence ATGAATCGTGATGCGGTAGCAAAATGTGTCGAAGAGCTGAAGGAACTGGAGGACCTGCTGATCCAGTGCAGTCGCTGCGGAACCTGTCAGTCGGTCTGTCCGCTGTACAAGAAGGACTGGCAGGAATCTGCGGTTGCCCGCGGCAAGATGTATCTCATTGAGGCTCTCTACGAAGGGAAGCTCGATAAAGCCGAGGAAATCTTCAAATATATCGATTATTGTCTGCTCTGCGGACGCTGTAAAAAGAACTGCCCTTCCGGGGTGGCCACCGATCAGATCTTCCTGAAGGCCAAGGGAATTCTGCGGCAGGTGAAGAAGATGCCGGCGTGGCAGAAATTGGCCCTGAAGATAGCCATGGGCAAGCCCCAGTTCCTGGCGGCCATGAGTCCGCTTTTTCATATCGGTCTGCGTCTGGGAACCCGCAAGGTTGATAACGGAGTCTTCAAGCCCTACGGCCTCTACAGCCCGTTTATCGGCGATATGACCAAGCGGCATGTGGTGGACATGCCGAGCAAGGCCCTGACCAGCCTCTACGGCGGCTTCAATCAGGCGGAAAATGAAAAACACCGGGTCATCTTCTACCCCGGCTGTGCAACCACGCTGATTTACGTGCACTGGGGTGTGGCCATCGTTGAAACCCTGCTCCATTACGGGGTGTCGGTTTATGTTCCGGAGACCAACAAATGCTGCGGGATCCCTTCGGCAACCATGGGCGAAATGGGCATCTATCGCGATCAGGTCAACAGCAATTTCGATTACTTCGATTCGATCAGCGATGCCGACACCGTGTTGATGTGTTGCCCGACCTGTGAATACGGACTGGGCACCATGGGTGAGCAGGAAACCGGCCGTTCCGGCGGTAAAAAGGTCATGGATGTCGTGCTCTATCTGGCCGAGGTGTTGAAAGTCAAATTGCCGGAAAAAATACCATTGGTCGGCGGTTCTTCCCTGCATGTCCCCTGTCATTACAAAACTGGGAAAGAAGGGGTCCTGCGTGACTTCATCCGGGCCAACTTTGACACCGATTTTCAGGAGCTGAAAAACCAGAGCTGCTGCGGGTTCGGCGGGACTTTCTCCATGAAGAATTATGCCCACACCAAGCAGATAGGCAAGTTGAAGGCCGAGGAAATCAAGCAGCGCGGCTTCGCCAACCTGTTCACCGCCTGCCCCGGCTGTGCGATGAACCTGACCGACGCCAACCTGACCGAAGGCAATCGGCTGCAGACCACCCACCCGGTGGTGGAGATTTACGAGCGCTCCATTAAACGGGCGCAAAAGGCCCGGAAAAAAGCTTAG
- a CDS encoding DUF2179 domain-containing protein — protein sequence MTFLTNNPYFPLLILPLLVFLARIIDVSIGTLRIIFVSKGLKNFAAILGFFESLIWLLAVTQVMQNLNSWQTYVAFALGFAAGNYVGVALEERIAIGNMLIRVITRKEADELVNVLWQAGYGVTSVDALGESGPVKLIFTIAKRKNLAKILAIIKKYNPNAFYTIEDMRFVNETYLPALTKRTLFPRLALGKRK from the coding sequence ATGACTTTTTTGACCAATAACCCGTACTTCCCGCTGCTGATACTTCCGCTGCTGGTCTTTCTGGCGCGGATCATCGATGTCTCCATCGGCACCCTGAGGATTATATTCGTTTCCAAGGGGCTTAAAAACTTTGCTGCAATCCTGGGCTTTTTCGAGTCGTTGATCTGGTTGCTGGCCGTAACCCAGGTCATGCAGAACCTCAACTCCTGGCAGACCTATGTCGCCTTTGCGCTGGGTTTTGCAGCCGGAAACTACGTCGGAGTCGCGCTGGAAGAGAGAATTGCCATCGGCAATATGCTGATCCGGGTGATCACCCGCAAAGAGGCGGATGAGCTGGTCAATGTTCTCTGGCAGGCCGGATACGGGGTCACCAGCGTCGACGCACTGGGTGAGTCAGGCCCGGTCAAGCTGATTTTCACCATCGCCAAGCGGAAAAATCTGGCTAAGATTCTCGCGATTATTAAAAAATATAACCCGAACGCATTCTACACCATCGAAGATATGCGCTTTGTGAATGAAACCTATCTGCCAGCGCTGACCAAACGCACCCTGTTCCCGCGTCTGGCCCTGGGCAAACGCAAATGA